The Strix aluco isolate bStrAlu1 chromosome 1, bStrAlu1.hap1, whole genome shotgun sequence genome has a window encoding:
- the YES1 gene encoding tyrosine-protein kinase Yes isoform X2: MVLSCPLSSNHRVFCHIFSFSALWGKEGVSGYMALGFPLSSNHDNGGVTVFVALYDYEARTTDDLSFKKGERFQIINNTEGDWWEARSIATGKTGYIPSNYVAPADSIQAEEWYFGKMGRKDAERLLLNPGNQRGIFLVRESETTKGAYSLSIRDWDEVRGDNVKHYKIRKLDNGGYYITTRAQFESLQKLVKHYREHADGLCHKLTTVCPTVKPQTQGLAKDAWEIPRESLRLEVKLGQGCFGEVWMGTWNGTTKVAIKTLKPGTMMPEAFLQEAQIMKKLRHDKLVPLYAVVSEEPIYIVTEFMTKGSLLDFLKEGEGKYLKLPQLVDMAAQIADGMAYIERMNYIHRDLRAANILVGDNLVCKIADFGLARLIEDNEYTARQGAKFPIKWTAPEAALYGRFTIKSDVWSFGILLTELVTKGRVPYPGMVNREVLEQVERGYRMPCPQGCPESLHELMKLCWKKDPDERPTFEYIQSFLEDYFTATEPQYQPGDNL; this comes from the exons gtGGTGTAACTGTATTTGTGGCCTTATATGATTATGAAGCTAGAACTACAGATGACCTTTCATTTAAGAAAGGTGAACGGTTCCAGATAATAAATAACAC GGAAGGAGACTGGTGGGAAGCAAGATCCATTGCTACGGGAAAAACAGGCTACATCCCAAGCAATTACGTAGCTCCTGCAGACTCCATTCAAGCAGAAGA GTGGTACTTTGGTAAGATGGGCAGGAAGGATGCAGAAAGGCTACTTTTAAATCCTGGGAACCAGCGTGGTATTTTCTTAGTAAGAGAGAGTGAAACCACTAAag GTGCTTACTCGCTTTCCATACGTGACTGGGATGAGGTCAGAGGTGATAATGTGAAACACTACAAAATCAGAAAACTTGACAATGGTGGATACTATATCACAACCAGAGCACAATTTGAATCGCTGCAGAAGTTGGTGAAACACTACAGAG aaCATGCCGATGGGCTGTGTCATAAGCTAACAACTGTGTGTCCCACTGTGAAACCACAAACACAGGGACTGGCAAAAGATGCCTGGGAAATTCCTAGAGAATCTTTGAGGCTGGAAGTTAAGTTGGGCCAAGGATGTTTTGGTGAAGTATGGATGG GAACATGGAATGGAACCACAAAAGTAGCGATCAAGACACTAAAACCTGGTACAATGATGCCAGAAGCTTTCCTGCAGGAGGCTCAGATCATGAAGAAATTACGACACGACAAACTTGTTCCACTATATGCTGTTGTTTCTGAGGAACCAATCTACATCGTCACTGAATTCATGACAAAAG GCAGCTTGCTAGACTTCCTtaaagaaggagaagggaaataCTTAAAACTCCCACAGCTGGTCGACATGGCTGCTCAG attGCTGATGGCATGGCTTACATTGAAAGAATGAACTACATCCACAGGGATCTCCGGGCAGCTAACATTCTTGTAGGAGACAATCTTGTGTGTAAAATAGCAGACTTTGGTTTAGCAAGGTTAATAGAGGACAATGAGTACACTGCAAGACAAG GAGCTAAATTTCCAATTAAATGGACCGCTCCAGAAGCAGCATTGTATGGTCGGTTTACAATCAAGTCAGATGTGTGGTCATTTGGAATTTTACtgacagagctggtaacaaagggcAGAGTGCCATATCCAG GGATGGTGAATCGGGAAGTTCTGGAACAAGTGGAACGTGGATATAGGATGCCTTGCCCACAAGGCTGCCCAGAGTCTCTCCACGAGTTAATGAAACTGTGTTGGAAGAAGGACCCTGATGAGAGACCAACATTTGAATATATACAGTCTTTCTTGGAGGACTACTTTACTGCTACAGAACCACAGTACCAGCCTGGAGACAATTTATAA